TGCGGGTGCTTCGGCTTCCGCCTTCACAGGTGCTAGCTTCGCCGGTGCTTCATGTGCCGGTTTCACATCGCTGGCGGCTGCTTTTGCACTGTCATCGGCTTTGTCTGCCGGTGCCGGTTTGCGGCTTTTGCGCGGGGCGGCTGCCTTGCGGTTTGCGGGTTTGCGGCCTGTTTTCTTTGCCGGTTTGGTTTCCACTTCTTCCTTTTCCGGTGCGGCAGGTTTGCGCAGCGAGGATTGCGGAACGGCTGTCAGCATAAAGGCCGGCACATGGTCACCCATGCCGATGACCGGCTTGTCATCATAATCGTCGCGGTCACGGCGGTTATGATTTTTGCGGTCACGCTGCGGGCGGTTCTGGTGGCGTTCTTCACGCGGGTCGCGCACATGGCGGATCGGCGCAGTATTATTGCCTGTCGCGGCATTGTTCTGCTGTTCGCGCTTTGCCGGTGCGGCGGGGCGCTCGGCCGGTTTTGGTGCTTCTTTGGCGGGGCTTGCAGCAACATTTGCCGCTGCTTCCTGGTCCTGGCTGGCAGAACGGCGCGCATTGTTGCGACCATTACGATCACCACGGTCACCCCGTTCGCCGCGATCCCGGTCACGGCCTTTGTCGCGGTTGTTGCGCTTGTTACGGCGCTTCTTGCCGCTAAAGTCCAGTTCCAGGGTTTCGATGCCCTCAACCGCGGTCATGGGAATCGACATATTGATCGTTTTATTGATCGCCTCGACCAGTTTGCCGTCTTCCGGGGTGGCAAGGGTAAATGCCTTGCCGTCGCGGCCTGCACGCCCGGTACGACCGGTACGGTGAACGTAATCCTCGGCGTTGAAGGGCACGTCAAAGTTAAAGACATGCGAAACATCGGCAACGTCAATGCCGCGTGCTGCAACGTCGGAACAGATCAGAACGGTAATGTCGCCGCTTTTGAATTTATCAAGCGTCTCGGTCCGTTCGCTTTGTACCAGGTCGCCATGCATGCGACCGGCATTAAAGCCGTGCTTGGTCAGCGATTTATAAAGGATATCAACGTCTTTTTTGCGGTTGCAGAACACAAAGGCGTTTTTGACATCTTCAGCCCGGATCAGGCGGCGAAGGGTTTCGCGCTTGTCCATTTCGTCGATGACCAGCAATTTGTGTTCAACCGTGGTTGCCATGCTGGATGGCGGGGCAACCGTAATTTCTTTCGGGTTGCTCAGGAATTTATCCGCAAGGCGGCGGATTTCCTTGGGCATCGTCGCCGAGAAAAACAGCGTTTGGCGCTGTTTGGGCAGCATGTTGACGATTTTTTCGATATCGGGAATGAAACCCATATCAAGCATGCGGTCGGCTTCGTCGATAACCAGCAATTTGCAGTCCGACAGCAGAAGCTTGCCACGCTCGAAGGTATCAATCAGGCGGCCCGGCGTCGCGATGATCACATCGGCACCTTTTTCGAGAATCTTTTGCTGTTCAACAAAGGATTCCCCGCCAATCACCAGCGCCTTTGAAAGCGGCACATATTTGCCATAGGTGTCAAAGTTGTGCGCCACCTGGGTCGCCAACTCGCGGGTTGGTTCCAGAATAATGGATCGCGGCATCCGCATGCGCGCACGGCCATGATGAAGAATATCAAGCATCGGCAAGACAAAGCTGGCCGTTTTCCCCGTCCCGGTTTGGGCGCAGCCAAGAATGTCACGTGCCATCATCACGGATGGGATGGCTTGGCGCTGAATGGGGGTCGGTGTGTCGTAACCGGCGTCTGCAACGGCTTTGAGGATATCTTCGCTCAGACCGAGATCGGCGAAAGTCATATGATTCGGGTTCCCGCAACAAATGCGTTAAAGATTGATTTACTTAGAGACAAATCTGTTTGCGTGGTAAAGCCAAGCCCGTCGCAAGTCAAGAAAAACGCCTTCAAAAAGGTGGTTTGCCCCTATTTTTCACCCATCGTGCGCTTGTTTGTGCTCTGGTTCGGACTTATCGTGGGGTTGCACCCCCTTATGTGCCGTTATTCAGGAGACTGACGATGTTGATGGATGCTGCCCGTTCCACGCTGGTAATTGTCGATGTGCAGGAAAAACTTTATCCCGCCTGCCTTGATCCGGTGGAAACGGTCGATGCGTGCTGTTTTTTGCTGAAATGCGCCAATCGTCTTTCTGTTCCGGCCATTATAACTGAACAATATCCCAAGGGGTTAGGCCGTACCAGCAAACCCATTCTCGACCTTCTAGACAATGATGCAAATGTTGCCGACGGTGGCAATGTGGTCAGCAAGATCAGCTTTTCCTGTGTTGGCGAAGACAGCTTTGTCACCAAACTGGAGGAAAATCCCGGTCGTGACCAGGTCGTGGTTGCGGGTATGGAAACCCATGTTTGCGTGCTGCAAACCGTGATCGACCTGCTTGATCGTGGGCGGGAAGTTTTTGTTGTGGCCGATGCGGTGACATCGCGCAAACAGGATGACCGGATTTTTGGCATTGAACGCATGCGTGATGCCGGTGCGCGGATCGTCACGCGCGAAAGCGTCATGTTTGAATGGCTGC
The window above is part of the Thalassospira marina genome. Proteins encoded here:
- a CDS encoding DEAD/DEAH box helicase, whose protein sequence is MTFADLGLSEDILKAVADAGYDTPTPIQRQAIPSVMMARDILGCAQTGTGKTASFVLPMLDILHHGRARMRMPRSIILEPTRELATQVAHNFDTYGKYVPLSKALVIGGESFVEQQKILEKGADVIIATPGRLIDTFERGKLLLSDCKLLVIDEADRMLDMGFIPDIEKIVNMLPKQRQTLFFSATMPKEIRRLADKFLSNPKEITVAPPSSMATTVEHKLLVIDEMDKRETLRRLIRAEDVKNAFVFCNRKKDVDILYKSLTKHGFNAGRMHGDLVQSERTETLDKFKSGDITVLICSDVAARGIDVADVSHVFNFDVPFNAEDYVHRTGRTGRAGRDGKAFTLATPEDGKLVEAINKTINMSIPMTAVEGIETLELDFSGKKRRNKRNNRDKGRDRDRGERGDRGDRNGRNNARRSASQDQEAAANVAASPAKEAPKPAERPAAPAKREQQNNAATGNNTAPIRHVRDPREERHQNRPQRDRKNHNRRDRDDYDDKPVIGMGDHVPAFMLTAVPQSSLRKPAAPEKEEVETKPAKKTGRKPANRKAAAPRKSRKPAPADKADDSAKAAASDVKPAHEAPAKLAPVKAEAEAPAKAETVAVAAAPAPEAQSTVESPVAAAKPVEAEAKVEAEAVVPAAAETEAKADGGAEAKPAKAKTTRAPRKPRAKAATKTKAASKTAPAEGDEGKADAEGEAAKPKKAAAKKPAKPRAPRKPRKKAEPAEGEATAASSPDSPAASAE
- a CDS encoding hydrolase — encoded protein: MLMDAARSTLVIVDVQEKLYPACLDPVETVDACCFLLKCANRLSVPAIITEQYPKGLGRTSKPILDLLDNDANVADGGNVVSKISFSCVGEDSFVTKLEENPGRDQVVVAGMETHVCVLQTVIDLLDRGREVFVVADAVTSRKQDDRIFGIERMRDAGARIVTRESVMFEWLRVAGTPEFKELSALIR